One genomic window of Arachis hypogaea cultivar Tifrunner chromosome 8, arahy.Tifrunner.gnm2.J5K5, whole genome shotgun sequence includes the following:
- the LOC112705668 gene encoding E3 ubiquitin-protein ligase ATL23 — translation MLDSVLLALFLPCLGMSAIFTVYMCLLWYATTRHSADRLPVKPVSEKGLSSSDLEKLPKIPGKELVMGSECAVCLDEIENEQPARLVPGCNHGFHVECADTWLSKNPLCPVCRAKLDPQLFTPQSHC, via the coding sequence ATGCTCGATTCGGTTCTGTTGGCGCTCTTTCTGCCATGCCTTGGCATGAGCGCCATCTTTACAGTCTACATGTGCCTTCTCTGGTACGCCACCACCCGTCACTCGGCTGACAGGCTACCGGTTAAGCCAGTCTCTGAGAAGGGCCTCTCCTCCTCTGACTTGGAAAAGCTACCGAAAATCCCCGGTAAGGAACTGGTCATGGGCTCCGAATGCGCCGTCTGCCTCGATGAGATCGAGAACGAGCAACCGGCTCGCCTGGTTCCTGGTTGCAACCACGGGTTCCATGTTGAATGCGCTGATACCTGGCTCTCCAAGAACCCGCTATGTCCGGTTTGTAGAGCCAAGCTTGACCCTCAGCTTTTCACTCCTCAGAGCCATTGCTGA